Proteins encoded by one window of Acidobacteriota bacterium:
- the mqnC gene encoding dehypoxanthine futalosine cyclase, which translates to MDHFTTMNVQETLSRAQEERLSPGAYALLAKRASLEQLQEVADRIRRQLHSDNIVTYIVDRNINYSNICSAVCTFCAFYRPPGSSEGYVLSHQQIFEKVEETLELGGSGILMQGGLHPDLPLEWYERLLSELKRRYRIHLHCFSPPEIHAFTRIFHMDTREVLLRLKAAGLDSIPGGGAEILVDEVRKKNTNKCNTGEWLEVMEVAHGLGLPSTATMMFGMGETLEHRIEHLERIYELQRRTGGFVAFIPWTLQPDNTKISRKVPDRESSEEYLRWLALARICLSNVPNIQVSWLTQGVEVGRQGLHHGANDMGSIMIEENVITPAGAHHRATEDILREAILAEGFQPVKRRADYVRLEETVETL; encoded by the coding sequence GTGGACCATTTTACGACCATGAACGTGCAGGAAACCCTGAGCCGGGCTCAGGAAGAACGGCTGAGTCCAGGGGCTTATGCCCTATTGGCCAAGCGGGCTTCCCTCGAACAATTGCAGGAGGTGGCAGATCGCATCCGTCGGCAGTTGCATTCCGACAACATCGTCACTTACATCGTGGATCGCAACATCAACTACAGCAACATCTGCTCGGCTGTCTGCACCTTTTGCGCCTTTTATCGACCGCCCGGTTCCAGCGAAGGTTACGTGCTGAGCCACCAGCAGATTTTTGAAAAAGTCGAGGAGACCCTCGAGCTTGGCGGCAGCGGCATTCTCATGCAGGGAGGGCTCCATCCAGATCTGCCGCTGGAGTGGTACGAGCGGCTCCTGAGTGAGCTGAAGCGGAGGTACCGGATCCACCTCCACTGCTTCTCTCCGCCGGAGATCCATGCCTTTACCCGGATCTTCCACATGGATACCCGGGAAGTGCTGCTCAGGCTGAAGGCCGCTGGACTGGATTCGATTCCGGGGGGCGGGGCAGAGATCCTGGTGGATGAGGTCAGGAAAAAGAACACCAACAAGTGCAACACCGGCGAGTGGCTGGAGGTGATGGAGGTAGCCCACGGTCTGGGACTGCCGAGCACGGCCACCATGATGTTCGGCATGGGGGAAACCCTGGAGCACCGCATCGAGCACCTGGAGCGCATCTACGAGCTGCAGCGGCGGACCGGGGGCTTTGTGGCCTTCATTCCCTGGACACTGCAGCCCGACAACACCAAGATCAGTCGCAAGGTCCCCGATCGGGAGTCGAGCGAGGAGTATCTGCGCTGGTTGGCGCTGGCCAGGATTTGTCTGTCCAATGTCCCCAATATCCAGGTTTCGTGGTTGACCCAAGGGGTTGAGGTGGGCAGACAGGGGCTCCACCATGGAGCCAACGACATGGGCAGCATCATGATCGAAGAGAACGTGATCACCCCGGCCGGCGCCCATCACCGGGCTACGGAAGACATATTGCGTGAGGCCATCCTGGCTGAGGGGTTCCAGCCGGTAAAGCGAAGGGCGGACTACGTGCGCTTGGAGGAGACCGTTGAAACTCT
- a CDS encoding M28 family peptidase gives MKISFDRKNCLVWAILLVPAILVPIGNWHFRSAIPATASGAISSEGLMPHIRYLASDELEGRLAGSPGAEKAAHYIAEQFSRRNLSPLGDEGSYFQEFSFVSGVRLGSANSLEVAWGTAGSSSQTVGRSVLEPGSDFTPVSFSLSGEFEGAAHFAGFGISAQSLQYDDYRKSDVKGKFVFVSRYGPEGDDPHGQFGRYHALRFKARTAREQGATGIVFVDDSEDFSKSSLSKLRFDRSFADSGIAALAISRPAARRILAKAGLKLEDLERAARSRKGNAVEMPGVRLKFHADLVKETRSARNVVGFLKGAGELAEEVLAIGAHFDHLGMGEVSSLAAKPGSEVHNGADDNASGTAGLLELAGALSYRKDQPSRSLLFLAFSAEEQGLLGSRHYVNHPVVPLDKTIAMINMDMIGRMEGKRLIVGGTGSSPGWKDLLTQLNQDANLELKFRDGGFGPSDHSSFYSRDIPVLFFFTGVHGDYHKPSDDYDKIEAAATARVVEFILQTARSICSMDQPPAFQKTAGAQPESGRTGFRVTLGIIPDYGEEVEGVRLTGVREGSPAAKCGLRSGDLMVGWSGKKITNIYDLTYLLQEHRPGDEVEISVVREGEKLQFTATLEGR, from the coding sequence ATGAAAATATCATTCGACCGAAAAAACTGTCTCGTGTGGGCCATTTTGCTGGTACCTGCCATTCTGGTGCCGATCGGCAACTGGCATTTCCGTTCCGCCATACCGGCAACGGCCTCCGGCGCCATCAGCTCCGAAGGACTGATGCCGCACATCCGATATCTGGCCTCCGATGAGCTGGAAGGACGACTTGCCGGAAGCCCGGGAGCGGAGAAAGCAGCGCATTACATTGCGGAGCAGTTTTCCCGGCGGAACCTGTCGCCCCTGGGTGACGAGGGGAGCTACTTTCAGGAGTTCTCCTTCGTCTCCGGGGTGCGGTTGGGCTCCGCAAATTCCCTGGAGGTGGCATGGGGGACGGCTGGCTCCTCGAGTCAGACGGTTGGAAGGAGCGTTCTGGAGCCGGGCAGCGACTTCACACCGGTTTCGTTCTCGTTGAGCGGGGAGTTCGAGGGCGCGGCCCACTTTGCGGGCTTCGGCATTTCCGCGCAGTCGCTCCAGTACGACGACTATCGTAAATCGGATGTGAAGGGGAAATTCGTCTTCGTGTCGCGCTACGGACCCGAGGGAGATGATCCCCACGGTCAATTCGGGCGCTACCATGCCTTGAGGTTCAAGGCCAGAACGGCCAGGGAGCAGGGCGCCACGGGCATCGTCTTCGTGGATGACTCGGAAGATTTTTCCAAGAGTTCGCTCTCCAAGCTCAGGTTCGACCGCTCTTTCGCCGATTCGGGGATCGCCGCCCTGGCCATCAGTCGTCCCGCTGCCCGCCGTATCCTGGCCAAAGCCGGATTGAAACTGGAGGACCTGGAACGGGCCGCCCGAAGCCGAAAGGGCAATGCCGTGGAAATGCCGGGTGTCCGCCTGAAATTCCATGCCGACCTGGTCAAGGAGACCCGTTCAGCCCGCAACGTGGTGGGGTTCCTGAAAGGCGCCGGTGAACTGGCGGAGGAAGTGCTGGCGATCGGGGCTCACTTCGACCATCTTGGAATGGGCGAAGTGAGCTCGCTGGCGGCCAAGCCGGGAAGCGAGGTCCACAACGGCGCCGACGACAACGCTTCGGGGACGGCCGGACTGCTGGAACTGGCAGGGGCGCTGTCCTACCGCAAGGACCAACCAAGCCGCAGCCTCCTGTTTCTGGCCTTCAGCGCCGAAGAGCAGGGCCTGCTCGGTTCTCGGCATTACGTCAACCATCCGGTCGTGCCCCTGGACAAGACCATTGCCATGATCAACATGGACATGATCGGACGCATGGAGGGCAAGCGATTGATCGTCGGCGGCACCGGGAGTTCGCCGGGCTGGAAGGACCTGCTGACTCAACTGAACCAGGATGCGAACCTGGAGCTCAAATTTCGTGACGGAGGGTTCGGACCCAGCGATCACTCCTCTTTTTACAGCCGGGATATTCCGGTGCTCTTTTTCTTCACTGGAGTCCATGGGGACTACCATAAGCCCAGTGATGACTATGATAAAATCGAGGCGGCCGCGACCGCCCGGGTCGTAGAGTTCATCCTTCAGACCGCCCGGTCCATCTGCAGTATGGACCAGCCGCCTGCCTTCCAGAAAACTGCCGGCGCCCAACCGGAATCGGGTAGAACGGGATTCAGAGTTACGCTGGGAATCATTCCCGACTATGGCGAGGAGGTCGAGGGGGTACGGCTTACCGGCGTGAGAGAGGGAAGCCCGGCGGCCAAGTGCGGATTGCGATCCGGCGATCTCATGGTGGGGTGGTCGGGGAAAAAGATCACCAACATTTACGATCTGACCTACCTCCTGCAGGAACATCGGCCGGGGGATGAAGTAGAGATTTCAGTGGTGCGTGAGGGCGAGAAACTGCAATTCACGGCCACTCTGGAAGGACGGTAA
- a CDS encoding FAD:protein FMN transferase has protein sequence MATKCLAQILVFLVGTPTLLCSLGAPGSDPAVALYRGSHASMGTTYRIQLYGAGREDLPLVAESAFAEVDRIDRLMSVYKRHSAVSFINRRAGREPVRVEPELFDFLQRCLAFSRQSQGTFDVTVQPLMRAWGFFGGQGRLPPETELRRALQKVGYRKLSLDPDRRTVRFSRDGMALDLGGIAKGYAVDRVVSLLRENRIESALVSAGGSTVFGLGTPPGKTAWKIKVRDPAFPRDPRRSALTVPLENQCLSISGSYENSFSFEGVTYSHIMDPRSGRPVQGLLSVAVVAGTGTEGDALDNALFVMGPKKAQGYLKRFPRVQAYYFLPLKKKGWKMLSVPPAQTSESTD, from the coding sequence ATGGCGACAAAATGCCTGGCGCAGATACTGGTGTTCCTGGTGGGGACACCGACCCTTTTATGCAGCCTCGGCGCCCCCGGTTCGGATCCGGCAGTGGCCCTCTACCGCGGCAGTCATGCCTCCATGGGCACCACTTACAGGATTCAGCTTTACGGAGCCGGCCGGGAGGACCTGCCGCTGGTGGCGGAGAGCGCCTTCGCTGAGGTGGACCGCATCGACCGCCTGATGAGTGTCTACAAGCGGCACAGCGCCGTCTCATTCATCAACCGGCGGGCGGGTCGGGAACCGGTCCGGGTGGAGCCGGAACTGTTTGACTTCCTGCAAAGGTGCCTGGCGTTCAGCCGGCAATCCCAGGGGACCTTCGACGTAACCGTGCAGCCGTTGATGAGGGCTTGGGGATTTTTCGGAGGCCAGGGTCGCCTGCCGCCCGAGACCGAGCTTCGCAGGGCGCTGCAGAAGGTGGGTTACCGCAAGCTCAGCCTCGATCCCGACCGGCGTACCGTCCGGTTCAGCCGGGACGGTATGGCTCTCGACCTGGGAGGCATTGCCAAGGGGTATGCGGTGGACCGGGTAGTGAGCCTCCTGAGAGAAAACCGAATCGAAAGCGCTCTGGTGAGCGCGGGCGGCAGCACGGTTTTCGGGTTGGGCACTCCTCCCGGAAAGACCGCCTGGAAAATCAAGGTCCGGGACCCGGCCTTTCCGCGCGACCCCCGAAGGAGCGCCCTCACCGTCCCACTCGAGAATCAGTGCTTGTCAATTTCAGGCAGCTATGAGAATTCCTTTAGTTTCGAGGGCGTGACCTATTCCCATATCATGGACCCCAGAAGCGGACGTCCCGTCCAGGGCCTGCTCAGCGTGGCCGTGGTGGCAGGAACCGGGACGGAGGGGGATGCCCTGGACAATGCGCTTTTTGTAATGGGCCCGAAGAAAGCTCAAGGCTACCTGAAGAGATTTCCCCGGGTTCAAGCCTACTACTTCCTGCCCCTGAAGAAGAAAGGCTGGAAAATGCTGTCAGTTCCCCCGGCTCAGACGTCCGAGTCCACCGACTGA
- a CDS encoding Gfo/Idh/MocA family oxidoreductase translates to MSDRRHHSSIDRRRFLKNSMAAAAATASQTAAPAFISARNLDSPVVYALIGTGSQGRNHLRNLSTLKSGRCAVLCDTYPPNLAKGVQEIGGRPDTEAGDYRRVLERKDVEAVFITTPYHLHVPMLLEALSAGKHVFVEKCLMKEEEEIPKVYEAKRRHPELVLQVGLQRRYSGVYRNAMRMIHTGVLGRVMTIRAQWHRNTSWRRPVPDPELERSINWRMYREYSGGLMAELGSHMADVANWAFESEPVSVTGVGGNDYWKDGREIYDNVAVIYGYPRGQKFLFSAIGHNRHLEFSETILGDRGTIEITLGRNDPRATFYPQKLARGAPAAEGSSSIPKELDWMAGATILEKARGVPITSEPPVESRGFVAREVEHARRWLLELGVIEVERERNPIQAEDEHFFECIRQGRKPLADLDVGAADSRAVIYANRAMDRKERVTWPESHPGEPEQKLITQKV, encoded by the coding sequence ATGTCTGACCGCCGGCATCATTCGTCCATCGACCGCCGCCGCTTTCTGAAGAACTCCATGGCCGCCGCGGCCGCAACGGCCTCTCAGACCGCGGCTCCTGCGTTTATTTCAGCCCGGAACCTGGATTCGCCCGTGGTTTACGCCCTGATCGGCACCGGCTCTCAGGGGAGAAACCACTTGAGGAACCTGAGCACCCTGAAGTCCGGGAGGTGCGCCGTCCTGTGCGACACCTACCCACCCAACCTGGCCAAGGGGGTCCAGGAGATTGGCGGTCGGCCCGATACCGAGGCGGGCGACTACCGGCGCGTGCTGGAGCGCAAGGACGTCGAGGCGGTGTTCATCACCACCCCCTACCATCTGCACGTTCCCATGCTGCTGGAGGCCTTGAGCGCCGGAAAGCACGTCTTCGTTGAGAAGTGCCTGATGAAAGAGGAAGAGGAGATTCCGAAGGTCTACGAGGCCAAACGCCGCCACCCCGAACTGGTTTTGCAGGTAGGGCTTCAGCGGCGCTACAGCGGGGTCTACCGCAATGCCATGCGCATGATTCACACCGGGGTGCTGGGTCGGGTGATGACCATCCGGGCCCAGTGGCACCGAAATACCAGTTGGCGCCGACCCGTTCCCGATCCCGAGCTGGAACGAAGCATCAACTGGAGGATGTACCGGGAGTACTCGGGAGGCCTGATGGCGGAACTGGGGTCACACATGGCGGACGTCGCCAATTGGGCCTTCGAGTCGGAGCCGGTCAGCGTCACCGGGGTCGGCGGCAACGACTACTGGAAGGATGGCCGCGAGATCTACGACAACGTGGCCGTGATTTACGGGTATCCCCGGGGACAAAAGTTTCTATTCAGCGCCATCGGTCATAACCGGCACCTGGAATTTTCGGAAACCATTTTGGGAGATCGGGGGACCATAGAAATTACACTGGGACGCAACGATCCCAGAGCCACCTTCTATCCTCAGAAACTGGCTCGGGGGGCTCCTGCCGCCGAAGGGTCCTCGAGCATTCCGAAGGAGCTGGACTGGATGGCGGGAGCCACCATCCTTGAGAAGGCCAGAGGGGTTCCCATAACGTCGGAGCCTCCTGTCGAGTCCCGGGGATTCGTGGCTCGCGAAGTCGAGCATGCCCGCCGCTGGCTGCTCGAGCTGGGCGTGATCGAGGTCGAGCGCGAGCGCAATCCCATTCAGGCCGAGGATGAGCATTTCTTCGAGTGCATCCGCCAGGGCAGGAAGCCGCTGGCCGATCTGGACGTGGGCGCCGCCGACTCCCGGGCGGTGATCTATGCCAATCGGGCCATGGACCGCAAGGAAAGGGTGACCTGGCCGGAGTCTCATCCCGGTGAGCCGGAACAGAAGCTGATCACCCAAAAGGTTTAG
- a CDS encoding M20/M25/M40 family metallo-hydrolase, whose product MTSLQQTFNRSLDILFELIRIESVNPTLVSGGAGEQAIAEHLSGLLKSEGIRSELQPVAPGRFNVLATVQGSSPGPRVLLNGHLDTVSIAGMKQPLVPVLNEGRVYGRGAQDMKGGLAAAVAALLALSRHRQDWKGEVVLAAVADEEDLSLGTIRFLERWPRDRPFDFALVLEPTDLQVATAHKGFAWVEVTTYGKAAHGSRPADGVDAIRLMGQVLGHLDRLDRDLQSHPLHRLLGSGSLHASLIQGGRQWSSYPDRCRLKYERRTVPPETRETVETEFRHILQTCRQQDPHFRGEASLVCAREPFEADPEQVVLQRFYRTAQSQRPREVGWGSVSFWTDAALLAAAAIPTLVFGPRGAGLHSLEEYVEAEDLGDCAEIIYRFVTQAHAN is encoded by the coding sequence GTGACTTCACTGCAACAGACCTTCAATCGTTCGCTGGACATACTCTTCGAACTGATCCGGATTGAATCGGTCAACCCTACCCTGGTGTCCGGAGGGGCCGGAGAGCAAGCCATCGCCGAACATCTTTCCGGCCTGCTGAAAAGCGAGGGCATCCGTAGCGAACTGCAGCCGGTCGCCCCGGGCCGATTCAACGTGTTGGCCACGGTGCAAGGGTCGAGCCCCGGACCCAGAGTGCTCCTCAACGGACACCTGGACACGGTGAGCATTGCCGGGATGAAACAACCCCTGGTGCCGGTTCTCAACGAGGGGCGAGTCTATGGACGGGGGGCGCAGGACATGAAGGGCGGGCTGGCCGCAGCGGTCGCGGCCCTGTTGGCGTTGTCCCGGCACAGGCAAGACTGGAAGGGCGAGGTCGTGCTGGCAGCCGTGGCCGACGAGGAGGACTTGAGCCTGGGAACCATCCGGTTTCTGGAGCGTTGGCCGCGGGACAGACCCTTCGATTTCGCGCTGGTGCTGGAACCGACCGATCTTCAGGTGGCCACGGCCCACAAGGGGTTTGCCTGGGTTGAAGTCACGACTTACGGGAAGGCAGCCCACGGCAGCCGGCCGGCCGACGGCGTGGATGCCATCCGCCTGATGGGCCAGGTCCTGGGCCACCTGGACCGACTGGACCGAGATCTGCAGAGCCATCCCCTTCACCGTCTCTTGGGATCGGGCTCGCTGCACGCCTCTCTGATCCAGGGCGGCCGTCAATGGAGCAGCTACCCAGACCGCTGCCGATTGAAATACGAGCGAAGGACCGTTCCGCCTGAAACCCGGGAGACGGTCGAAACCGAATTTCGACACATCCTTCAGACTTGCCGCCAGCAGGATCCTCACTTCCGCGGGGAGGCCTCGCTGGTCTGCGCGCGAGAACCCTTTGAAGCCGACCCCGAACAGGTGGTCCTGCAGCGTTTCTATCGCACCGCCCAATCCCAAAGGCCCCGGGAGGTTGGGTGGGGCAGCGTTTCATTCTGGACCGACGCTGCCCTGTTGGCGGCCGCCGCGATCCCGACTCTGGTCTTCGGTCCTCGAGGGGCCGGGCTGCATTCCCTGGAAGAATACGTGGAAGCTGAGGACCTCGGCGACTGCGCCGAGATCATCTATCGTTTCGTGACCCAAGCCCATGCCAACTAG
- a CDS encoding polyprenyl synthetase family protein, with the protein MQPREIFQLVKDELRQVEGEFARQRHSSVGTIEEIGKYLQEGGGKRIRPSLLLLCTKLCGQVNRSAIKLAAVVEFIHTATLVHDDIIDGARVRRGRSSANHKWGNQVTVLVGDWLYMQSFYVALQERNFRILDILIDLTQRMVEGELIQLSLDGSPKVSEQQVLDIARRKTAHLFSGCARIGGLLGKVSDEQERALGEFGLSLGLVFQVTDDILDLSSSQRVLGKPVGSDLKEGKMTLPLVYALQTCDRAESRKIETVLREKAFRSVSKEEILAIVTRYRVLEKARKRAEEFAARAESAMECFPASPYRQALQAIPRMILDRDR; encoded by the coding sequence GTGCAGCCTCGAGAGATTTTCCAACTGGTCAAAGACGAATTGCGGCAGGTCGAGGGGGAGTTTGCGCGCCAGCGCCATTCTTCGGTTGGCACCATCGAGGAGATCGGCAAATACCTGCAGGAAGGTGGCGGAAAGCGCATTCGTCCCAGCCTGCTGCTGCTCTGCACCAAGCTCTGCGGCCAGGTCAACCGGTCGGCCATCAAGCTGGCTGCCGTCGTCGAGTTCATTCACACTGCCACTCTGGTTCATGACGACATCATCGATGGGGCAAGGGTTCGCCGGGGGCGCTCCAGCGCCAACCACAAATGGGGCAATCAAGTCACGGTGCTTGTCGGCGATTGGCTCTACATGCAGTCCTTCTACGTGGCGCTGCAGGAACGTAACTTTCGCATTCTGGACATCCTGATCGACTTGACCCAAAGAATGGTGGAGGGGGAATTGATTCAGCTTTCCCTGGATGGAAGTCCCAAGGTCAGCGAGCAGCAGGTGCTGGATATCGCCCGGCGCAAGACAGCTCATCTGTTTTCCGGCTGCGCCAGAATCGGAGGGTTGCTGGGTAAAGTGAGCGATGAGCAGGAACGGGCATTGGGTGAATTTGGCCTGAGTCTGGGGCTGGTCTTCCAGGTCACCGACGACATCCTCGACTTGAGCTCTTCCCAACGGGTTCTGGGCAAGCCGGTGGGAAGCGACCTGAAGGAGGGCAAAATGACGTTGCCGCTGGTGTACGCCCTTCAGACCTGCGATCGGGCTGAGTCCCGCAAGATCGAGACGGTCCTTCGGGAGAAGGCGTTTCGCTCGGTCTCCAAGGAGGAAATCCTTGCCATCGTGACACGGTACCGTGTCCTGGAGAAAGCTCGGAAACGTGCAGAGGAGTTCGCCGCGAGAGCTGAATCAGCCATGGAATGTTTCCCCGCCTCCCCCTACCGGCAGGCACTGCAGGCCATCCCCCGAATGATTCTGGACCGCGACCGCTAG
- a CDS encoding TatD family hydrolase: MFIDSHAHLAEAEFQSDLPSVLDRARAALIERVLVIGDGVDPVKTEKAVLLGERENDLDVAAGIHPHEARLASELSLDYLVRLAQSGRLVAWGEIGLDFHYHNSPPEEQEEVFSRQLALAREVGLPVVIHTREAEARTLEILGEHYASGGSAGVMHCFSGSLAMARNCLEMGFHISFSGLLTFPKAQDIRQVAQAVPMDRLLIETDAPYLAPVPFRGRRSEPAFVVETARVLAEVKQVSLDTVAKCTTENYQRLFHPASGSRSDQGLSKSVTGRV; this comes from the coding sequence ATGTTCATTGATTCCCATGCCCATCTGGCGGAAGCCGAGTTTCAATCGGACCTCCCCTCGGTTCTGGATCGAGCCCGTGCAGCTTTGATAGAACGCGTGCTGGTCATCGGGGACGGGGTGGATCCGGTCAAAACCGAGAAGGCGGTTCTGCTGGGAGAACGTGAGAATGACCTGGATGTGGCTGCGGGCATACATCCGCACGAGGCGCGCCTGGCCTCGGAGCTGAGTCTGGACTATCTCGTCCGTCTGGCGCAGTCGGGCAGACTGGTTGCGTGGGGAGAAATCGGATTGGACTTCCACTATCACAATTCCCCACCAGAAGAGCAGGAGGAGGTATTTTCCCGCCAACTGGCTCTGGCTCGGGAGGTGGGTCTACCGGTCGTGATTCACACCAGGGAGGCCGAAGCCCGGACACTGGAGATTCTGGGCGAGCACTACGCAAGTGGCGGTTCGGCTGGTGTGATGCACTGTTTCAGCGGCAGCCTGGCCATGGCCCGAAACTGTCTGGAGATGGGATTTCACATCTCGTTTTCGGGACTGTTGACCTTTCCCAAGGCCCAGGACATCCGCCAGGTGGCCCAGGCCGTGCCCATGGACCGGCTATTGATCGAGACGGATGCTCCCTATCTGGCTCCGGTTCCTTTCCGCGGAAGACGCAGCGAACCGGCCTTTGTGGTGGAAACGGCCAGGGTCTTGGCAGAGGTCAAGCAGGTCAGCCTGGATACCGTCGCCAAGTGTACGACGGAGAACTATCAGCGGCTATTCCACCCGGCGTCCGGGTCCCGGTCCGATCAAGGCCTATCCAAATCAGTTACCGGAAGGGTTTGA
- a CDS encoding VTT domain-containing protein — protein sequence MEAILEFFESLYNPDKLTDLIRSGGYLVLAAIVFAETGLFIGFFLPGDSLLFLAGLVAARGFFDVTKLMILLSVMAIVGDAVGYAIGHRTGVALYKREDSFWFRRKHLHYAREFYEKHGGKAIVLARFVPFARTFAPVVAGIGQMSYPRFAAFNVFGGIFWVVSMVLAGYYLGQVAWIRDNLEKVVLLIVFLSITPILFEWARHRIRERAGKSPPS from the coding sequence TTGGAAGCGATACTCGAGTTTTTCGAAAGTCTCTACAACCCGGACAAGCTGACCGACCTGATTCGATCGGGTGGTTACCTGGTGCTGGCGGCCATCGTGTTTGCCGAAACCGGCTTGTTTATCGGTTTTTTCCTGCCAGGAGACTCCCTGCTGTTCCTGGCGGGCCTGGTGGCCGCAAGAGGATTCTTCGACGTCACCAAACTGATGATTCTGCTGAGTGTGATGGCCATCGTCGGTGATGCCGTGGGTTATGCCATCGGCCACCGAACCGGGGTGGCTCTCTACAAGAGGGAAGACAGCTTCTGGTTTCGCAGGAAGCACCTCCATTACGCCCGGGAGTTCTACGAGAAGCACGGAGGCAAGGCGATCGTTCTGGCCCGCTTCGTGCCCTTCGCCCGAACCTTTGCGCCGGTTGTGGCGGGCATTGGACAGATGTCCTACCCTCGCTTTGCCGCCTTCAATGTGTTTGGTGGTATCTTTTGGGTGGTGTCGATGGTCCTGGCCGGCTATTACCTGGGTCAGGTGGCCTGGATTCGCGACAACCTGGAAAAGGTGGTCCTGCTGATCGTTTTCCTGTCGATTACGCCTATTCTCTTTGAATGGGCGCGACACCGGATCAGGGAAAGAGCCGGGAAATCGCCACCAAGCTGA